CTCCCGCCCGATCTCGGCTGGCGGATGGTGTTCGCGGCTGGCGGGCTGATCGCGCTCTCCACTGCCTGGCTGCGGCGCTATCTGCCCGAAAGCCCGCGCTGGCTGCTCGCGCAAGGCCGCAGCGCGGAAGCCGCCGCCATCCTCGCGCGGGTGACCGGCGAGGCGCCGGGATGGCTCGCGCTGCCCGCCGCGCCGGCTGCGAAAGCCTCGTTGATCACGCTGCTGCGCCAGGCGCCGGGGCGGCTTGCGCTCGGTGCCGCGCTCGATTTCGCCGAGGCCGCCGGCTATTACGGCTTGTTCGCCTTCCTCCCGCTCGTGGTATTGCCTGCCTTGCATCTTGCGCCGCACGCCTTGCCGCTCTTTTATCTCGCCGGCAGTTTCGGCGCGCTGGCCGGCGGGTTGGCCGCGGCGCTGACGCTCGATCGCTTCGGCCGGTTCTGGAGCGTGAGCCTGTTTTATGGCGCAACCGGGCTCGCGACCATCGCCTTGGCGCTCGCGTCCGGCCTTGGCGCCGGCGTCATCATGGCCGGGTTCGCGCTCACCAATCTTTTGGCGACGGCGAGCTGGATCGCCGCCTATCCGACATTTTCGGAACTGTTTCCGACCCATTTGCGCGCGACCGGCATCGGCGCCAGCGTCGCGGTCGGGCGGATCGGGGCGATGATCGCGCCATTCCTGGTCGCCGCCCTCGGGGCTCGCAGCATGGCCGCGGCGTTGTTTCTGCTCGCCGGGTTCTGGCTGTTCGGGGCGCTGGTGATGGTTGTCTGGCGGATCGCGGGTGGGATCGAAGGAAGCGGGCTGGCGCTCGAGCGGATCGCGCCCGCGGCACCAGCATCGGCAATGACGTCGGGGGCGTCGCGTGCCTGACGGCGGCGCGCGGCAGGACATGGCGGCGCCCGTGCCGCTGCTCGTCGCGGAGGGGCCGGTTCTGGTCTTCGGCGGCGGCTATAGTAACCGCGAGGCGACCGAGGCGCTGCTCGCCGAGGCCGAACGGCTCGGCATCCCGCCCGCCCGCATGATCTGCACTGGCGATGTCGTCGCCTATGGCGCCGATCCGCAGGCGGTGGTCGATCTCATCCGCGCCGCCGGGATCGCGACGGTGATGGGCAATTGTGAGGAGCAATTGGCCGCCGGCGCCGAGGATTG
This portion of the Acidibrevibacterium fodinaquatile genome encodes:
- a CDS encoding MFS transporter is translated as MTVLDKNHPPSPFDALSEAPWRRFHTVAVLLFGVGWAMDAFEVTLVGNVMGALGTRFHLGGQAMSVLLAAWFCGLMLGAAWFGALSDRYGRRRVFLASLTLYGLATLAAAVAPNLTALLVLRALAGVGVGAEYAAINAAITELVPRRARGRASAIVLNFWPLGSLLAALLAWPLLAALPPDLGWRMVFAAGGLIALSTAWLRRYLPESPRWLLAQGRSAEAAAILARVTGEAPGWLALPAAPAAKASLITLLRQAPGRLALGAALDFAEAAGYYGLFAFLPLVVLPALHLAPHALPLFYLAGSFGALAGGLAAALTLDRFGRFWSVSLFYGATGLATIALALASGLGAGVIMAGFALTNLLATASWIAAYPTFSELFPTHLRATGIGASVAVGRIGAMIAPFLVAALGARSMAAALFLLAGFWLFGALVMVVWRIAGGIEGSGLALERIAPAAPASAMTSGASRA